The following nucleotide sequence is from Chromobacterium rhizoryzae.
GGCAATTCCATCGCCTCCTCGCTGGCCAATGAGTTCGCCGAGGCCAACGGCGAGCTGTATCTCTCCTCCCTGATTCAACTGGGCCTGATTCTGTTCTTCATCACCTTCGTGGTGCTGGCGTGTTCTAAACTGCTGTTGCTGCGCCTGAAGAAACAGGAAGGTCGTCCTTCCTGAGCATGAGAGACGCTAACCGCATGAGCCAAACCGTTATGACTTCCGCCCTGCGCCCGCCCCAGTCCGCCATCGCCGCCAAAGCCGACAGCAGCGTCTATCGCCGCCGCCGGCTGGTGAACCGCGTCAATATGGGCGCCTCGATGTTCACCATGGCCTTCGGGCTGTTCTGGCTGTTCTGGATTCTGACCACCCTGTTGCAGCACGGCCTGTCCGGGCTCAACTGGGAGGTGTTCACCTCCAGCACCCCGCCGCCGGGCAGCACCGGCGGCCTGGCCAACGCCATTTACGGCAGCCTGATGATGACCGGCTTCGGCACCTTGTTCGGCACGCCGATCGGCATCCTGGCCGGCATCTATCTGGCCGAGTTCGGCCAGCGCGGCTGGCTGGCACCGGCCACCCGCTTCATCAACGACATCCTGCTGTCCGCGCCGTCCATCGTCATCGGCCTGTTCATCTACGAAGTCTACGTGGTGTCGGTCGGCCACTTTTCCGGCTGGGCC
It contains:
- the pstA gene encoding phosphate ABC transporter permease PstA, which gives rise to MTSALRPPQSAIAAKADSSVYRRRRLVNRVNMGASMFTMAFGLFWLFWILTTLLQHGLSGLNWEVFTSSTPPPGSTGGLANAIYGSLMMTGFGTLFGTPIGILAGIYLAEFGQRGWLAPATRFINDILLSAPSIVIGLFIYEVYVVSVGHFSGWAGSFALAILVIPVVVRTTENMLRLVPGSLREAASALGAPQWKVTLHVTLRSAKAGVLTGILLAVARISGETAPLLFTALNNQFFNSNMNQPMANLPIVIFQFAMSPYEDWHKLAWAGSLLITFSVLTLNIVARWMGSQKNQSH